From Humisphaera borealis, the proteins below share one genomic window:
- a CDS encoding Gfo/Idh/MocA family protein produces MTAKLHWGILGTGTIAKTFAAGVAASTSGVVVAVGSRDRVTADAFGDAFGVRNRHGSYESLLADPDVQAVYIATPHTSHKRWAIAAAEAKKHILCEKPIGVSAAEAEAIIAAARKHDVFLMEAFMYRCHPQIAKALKIIRSGLMGAVRVIQATFSFHWPIDYDARSRLLANELAGGGILDVGCYPTSICRLIAGAAVAKPFAEPSELVATGYLGRTGVDEWTVASAKFPGLPGEPDILAQLSTGVQCDQENVVRIYGSQGWLLIPDPWIPSRDGASSRLVLNVRGRPAQEIVVDPGLTLYALEADTVAANLHLRQAPSPAMSWDDTLGNMRMLDRWRAAIGLKYAFE; encoded by the coding sequence ATGACTGCAAAACTGCATTGGGGAATCCTTGGTACGGGCACCATCGCAAAGACCTTTGCGGCGGGCGTGGCGGCATCGACCAGCGGGGTTGTGGTTGCGGTCGGCAGCCGCGACCGTGTGACGGCCGATGCCTTCGGCGACGCGTTTGGCGTTCGCAATCGTCACGGCTCTTACGAGTCGCTGTTGGCCGACCCGGACGTGCAGGCGGTGTATATCGCGACGCCGCACACATCCCACAAGCGGTGGGCGATCGCGGCCGCCGAGGCGAAGAAGCATATCCTTTGCGAGAAGCCGATTGGCGTCAGCGCCGCCGAGGCCGAGGCGATCATCGCAGCGGCGCGGAAACATGATGTGTTCCTGATGGAAGCATTCATGTACCGCTGCCATCCGCAGATCGCGAAAGCACTCAAGATCATCAGGTCCGGCTTGATGGGTGCCGTGAGGGTCATCCAGGCCACCTTCAGTTTTCATTGGCCGATCGATTACGACGCCCGCAGCCGACTTCTTGCAAATGAACTGGCGGGCGGCGGCATTCTGGACGTCGGCTGCTACCCGACCAGCATCTGCCGGCTGATCGCCGGGGCGGCCGTCGCAAAGCCCTTTGCAGAACCGAGTGAACTCGTGGCCACCGGATACCTGGGGCGTACGGGGGTTGATGAATGGACCGTCGCCTCGGCGAAGTTCCCCGGCCTGCCGGGCGAGCCCGACATCCTGGCACAACTTTCGACCGGCGTGCAGTGCGACCAGGAGAACGTCGTCCGCATATACGGCTCGCAGGGTTGGCTGCTCATCCCAGACCCCTGGATTCCCTCCCGCGACGGCGCCAGCAGCCGCCTGGTGTTGAATGTCCGTGGTCGTCCCGCGCAGGAGATCGTCGTCGATCCAGGATTGACGCTCTATGCGCTCGAGGCCGACACCGTCGCCGCCAATTTGCATCTGCGACAAGCCCCGAGCCCGGCGATGAGCTGGGACGACACCTTGGGCAATATGCGGATGCTTGACCGCTGGCGTGCGGCGATCGGGCTAAAGTATGCCTTCGAGTGA